The DNA region tataatctatttttacaGCCATTTATAAGTAATTTAGAGTTTTCAATTTCAGTAACCATTGActtgttttcattttcataacCATGTATTATTTTTgctatagtacagtatgtgaaAATTGCTTCAAGAAGTTTTTTGCTTataataaaatttgtaaaaatgacAGGCTTTCCATTTTAATATGTGCCTGATGAAATACTTGAAAATATAGTTGAGAATCAAACTTTAGTGTTTATgccaaaaacattttaaaaggttatacTAAAAAGGAAAGTTGAAAAAATTGCTTTGGATATAATTAATATGAgctatgttgatataaagtttggggtacaccaccacacagttcttttcagaacttaatatatgtggtgtaccgcaaactttatatcaacatttgatttcgccatgtaaaccttcaaacaaaataacatgaaGATAGGATTAAGCTAATGGAATATTAACAACTTATAAACTTAACCCTTACATTAACTAAACACATTACACAGTAAATGATTGATGTTGTTGTTGATAACCCATAAGCATGCTCTGGacttcattttaataatacgaGTATATCTGTATAAACAGCATTGAGGGCAgcataaataattgtatttcctCTAGGCCATAGGTTCTCAATTCTCAACATTGTCTCTTGTATACCACGTGTATACCGCATAGACTGTACTGGTTGCTGTTTGCGTGTAGCCTAGCGTGATGCAGCCAATAAGATATTTTCCAGCTTTTCTTTTACAAAGCAAGTTGATAATGCTGATACTAAACCATGATTACTGATATGTTAATTTTACCTTGCTGtgtcaaaaaaaaattattatgtaacttaCTTGAGGCTTTTCTGCTTGCACCCTCCGACTGCAGGTCTCACCGAATACAACAGTGTTCTCGGCAAGAACTTCACTACTGGTAAGCTGGCAAAATGCTCCTACTATACAACCATTAGATAATTCTGATTTATGTCCTACAACGGCtacacaaaaacataattaaaataaataaagcagTCTAAAAGTTTACGGTCTATAATAAGGCCACAAaagatattttgtattttaggAATTCGATACATGGAGTTAATGGTAGAATGCCATCTTGAGATGAGTAGAAATAATTAGTacagtcttgtttatttttaattaatttatatgtaattttattttctaaGGATCAGCGATTCCGAAacaaaagattgaatgaatgagtaatactacagtaataattaattttctcaTATAATCcggtactatagtacagtaaaCTATGATAATcttattattaatcaaatactacaaatgaaatgaattaaTTTCCTTCTGACAAGGcaaatattttgttgtcaaatgcaagaattaatgttcattttaCCCACCTTTTgattctataatattattattaccaacccTCAGAGCTTCACAGCCTGTTTAAAGGATAGTTAAGTGGAAAATACTAACCAATTGAGTGCTATTGCATTATGTACACATATTTTACTAGACTTAGTGTCTGAGATATGATAATTTGTCTTCTTACAGTAAGACTTTGCAATTCAATTGAGTATTATGTTTAAAACTAATGCTTTTTATTTAAAGTCTGACAGTTCTATTATTAGATCTTCAAGGATttgtttcttgttttttttaaaaaattccaCAAGTAGAAACAACAACCTTAAAAGACAACCATCCTTGCTGAGTCTATAGTGTTTTTCTTTGGAAAACTccagtctaaagctctgtctacattatcaaaaggtgatgtacccatatatgaacatgaatgatgtcatattactaccatatttgggtatatcactactatatttagaaaGAGCTTAAAACAATCACACTCAATTTTATAATAACTCATTAGAAGGATACGACAGCCAACTTCCATAACATTGTTTGCACCTATGATCATTGTCTGTTTAGTTGGCTGTTGAGATGATTCTTCATTTGTCGTTAATTTTCTATAAGAGAAAAAATATTCAGTAATACATGTAGTGTGGTAAAGTAAGAAAGAGTAAGGAATGAATCTATATGTTATAGTAGTTGccataaaattaataaataacttGCAAGGTAGAATTAGAGACGCTTTTCTTCGACAAAGCTTTAGTTAATTAAGAAAAGGATGACAGACATAATATAAATCTGCGGAAATGTTGATAATTAAGACAGAAATGTTCCCTATTTATTTGCATAGCAGATGCTCACACTCAAAATCATGAAAGCAATTCTTAGTCTCACCTGCATGGAAGACCATATAAGCCAATTTCTATGGATTTTACCCGACCATATTTTGACGTACCCTGCCATGTTTAAAGGGAACTCAAATCTTACTCATGCATTTATCTTAAACCCCCAGTTTTTGTATTCCAGCTTAAGTATTGTATGTATGGAACACCATGTGTGCCataaatatttatctaaaatctgaaaacaaattttactctattcataaattatattatatgcataaaaaaaatattgacatacttattaacaataacaacttGTTCTTCTATCAGATTACTTTCACCAATGATGATTGGTCCACCTTCTGCTATGATCCTGGCTTTGGGATGGATCACAGTACGAGCACCTACACAAAAGGAATGTCTTTTATAGCTAATTTacataaagttttttttattattgtttcattatttaaataaatatttacaaagtTATGTTAATCTGTATATTTCTGACTGTAGTTCTGAAATAACATCTGTGATTGTTGAAGagttaaattgaataattttgcatgaaaataacaattatgaataaaaagaaACCAGAGAATTTTACATGGGATTGGTTGTTTTGACTTTGGTCTTTTTCTTAGTCTGTGAGGTCTAGATTTCATTAAAGctgattatttattataaagaaGAACCTTACCAATTGTAATGTCTCCTTTCAGTTCTGCTTCTACACATACAACAGCACCTGGTGCAATTTTAacactaaacaaaaatatatattattgtatacacCTGTGTCATACCCGTGGTATAGGTAGTAGTGACTAGTGACAAACTCGGTATCCCTACACAAGTTGTAAGTACTGGTTCTTCTACAGTGGATTGAGCCATCCATAATTATAGTTTGTAGGATTCCCAAGATTTGGAGAGCATGAGCCTATAATACTTTAGGTCTTCTTTAATTCAATGCAGAATATGAAGTTAGAGATAGTCAGTacatatgataaaaaaaatacataaactcAGCCACTTCCTTCCTGACAACTatttaattagtattttttatttatttacctccgccaaggaggtatatgtaaatTGTAATCGATCGCctgtgtttgtttgtctgtctgtttgttagcaggattactcaaaaagtaattacaaggtctttaccaaaatgaatgtacagatagatatgtggtcaaggaccattccattaaattttgggaccatttcggACCACGGTctcaattctggaccactttttagtatacttttcagacctgctagtgttaaaaagacagaatttttcaaaagccggcgggcagtcttaaagtaacaagtaaactcaaattgaattttttcgataactacttgtccaaaaaacttcatttttgtacaagaggcaagagttataatttgtgatttgtaattttaaaacataatttgatttaatgcgCACgatttttgatgcgagtagtttacaaaatctatttcttttcaaattcacttgtttgattttcgcgttgctgttctattgttagtcaactgaagctattgttaattgaaaggcttgttacataaacattacaccaaactcgcatacacatgcttgtagtgaaattagcgtaaatcacaaacagcattaagacacacacaaatatatatatatatttttttaccggagaaatctgatgtaggagaattttacagtaggcggaggtatgcactctcggagtggctttctataATTCtagttattatattaattattcaattttaatcatagaattgaaaaatgaaaaataaatatgtattgtaataatagagagagtaggcctacatcattcTTTCTGCCCTCTTTAATACTAAtagctattttgttatttgttatttaacgTAACATTTGGCGTAGGCCTTGGTGATCACTTCCTTTCCAAGACCGTAAACAAGTTCACACTTGCTTTGGTTGGGTTTGGATTAATAAGAAGTGGGTGTGTCTGTCAAGGCatatagggcctaggcctgCCATACTATGGTTTAGAAGATgcttattgataataaattcaAAGTTAAGTTAATAAATGTACTTTGCAAAGTTACCTTGGTCTATGAGAGGTCATATTCTAACCTATTTGGCGTGAAatatccaaaaaaataaaatatttaaataagcTGCAGAGCACACTCACAacgtattttttttctgtattttggTATAGCGCCACCATTCTATGAAGGGCATACGCTGCCAAAATTGCCTTCAACCGGACCACACTCCCCCTTCCTTGTGTCATACCAGAAGGCACtactttaattaaattaaattaatatttatgttaaaaatgtgttgaaagaatatatataaaatttcACTCAGCCAAAGTATATATGACGAATAAGTCACATAACATAAAACGATCTAAATTGGCCCACCCCATTTTCATACAAACGAAGCGTCATGCatacaaatatgaaaaatatttgtttaatatcaaaacagtTGTTCACCTTGACCAAAATCGgatagaaacaaaatatatctaAAAGAACTGCAATTTAAAACatgataatactaatattaataacataggtagacaatgttttttttgtgataAATTTAACAGTTATTTGGTCTTTTAAAAAGtgaaatcattaattttattgGAAGTTTATTTTATGACGGAAGTTAATAACTTCATTCAaataaaatctgattttattaatcttgttaatttattttgtggaggggggggggggtgatcTTTTGAAGATGCATGTCCCAAAAGTTCATTCAATAAGGAAATATTTCAATAATCCTAATAAAAGTACTTATGTACATAGATGGTAGCTTTACATTTTAGACGAAACAATTGTGTTTTGGGTACTTCAGTGTGTGTTTATTGCATATagaatcaaataataatatgttaaaatCAAATGTGAAAAAAAGGTTTTACAACTGATAGT from Antedon mediterranea chromosome 2, ecAntMedi1.1, whole genome shotgun sequence includes:
- the LOC140039681 gene encoding dynactin subunit 6-like, coding for MTSHRPSVKIAPGAVVCVEAELKGDITIGARTVIHPKARIIAEGGPIIIGESNLIEEQVVIVNKKLTTNEESSQQPTKQTMIIGANNVMEVGCRCEALRVGNNNIIESKAVVGHKSELSNGCIVGAFCQLTSSEVLAENTVVFGETCSRRVQAEKPQLQTLQLDFLMKILPNYHHLKKSTKIRASSTSSSTSDK